In the genome of Ignavibacteriales bacterium, one region contains:
- a CDS encoding 3-deoxy-D-manno-octulosonic acid transferase codes for MKILSKLFYNILVIPFLYITLRFIGLFNAKTKKGIQGRKRVFEELILDAAALDKSKKLIWFHSSSLGEFEQAKPIIKELKKDNKINILITFFSPSGYENSKKYPYADLVSYIPFDTKTNANRFIHIVHPDLAVLMRYDIWPNHIWAMDDYSVPSYIVDATMKSSSPRKYPFIKNFHKVLFKDITKILTVSQDDVNGFKDFGCTDEQVKAVGDTRFDRVYQRSITARERNLVKDDLFKNKKVIVAGSTWELDEEVIIPAFLKLAEYDENVILIIAPHEPTLVHLEKIENEFANKLNSIRFSALNNYNNERVIIVDSVGILLTLYTYAHLAFIGGSFKQNIHNVLEAAVYGIPVMFGPKIDNSQEAQQLVKRGSGLLVNNKREAYRHLRTLLTNENLREKLGKVSFNYVQENLGATEKILKEIYEVI; via the coding sequence ATGAAAATACTTTCTAAACTATTCTACAATATTCTTGTAATTCCATTTCTTTATATCACATTAAGATTTATCGGGCTTTTCAATGCAAAAACTAAAAAAGGAATTCAGGGACGCAAACGTGTATTTGAAGAACTTATTCTCGATGCCGCGGCACTTGATAAATCAAAAAAATTAATCTGGTTCCACTCATCTTCACTTGGTGAGTTTGAACAGGCAAAACCAATTATTAAGGAACTGAAAAAGGATAATAAGATAAATATTCTTATTACTTTTTTTTCGCCGTCGGGATATGAGAATTCAAAAAAATATCCTTACGCTGATCTTGTTTCGTACATTCCTTTCGATACAAAAACAAACGCTAACCGGTTTATTCATATTGTTCATCCAGACCTTGCAGTATTGATGCGTTACGACATCTGGCCAAATCACATCTGGGCAATGGATGATTACAGCGTTCCGTCATACATAGTTGACGCGACAATGAAAAGTTCATCTCCAAGGAAATATCCGTTCATAAAAAATTTTCATAAAGTTTTATTTAAAGACATAACAAAAATTCTTACAGTATCTCAAGATGATGTTAACGGCTTTAAAGATTTCGGCTGTACAGACGAGCAGGTTAAAGCAGTAGGCGATACAAGATTTGACCGGGTTTATCAAAGAAGTATAACGGCACGTGAAAGAAATCTTGTCAAAGATGATCTTTTCAAAAATAAAAAAGTGATTGTCGCCGGAAGCACATGGGAACTTGATGAAGAGGTTATCATCCCTGCTTTCTTAAAGCTCGCTGAGTATGATGAAAATGTAATATTGATTATCGCTCCACACGAACCTACACTGGTTCATCTTGAAAAAATTGAAAATGAATTTGCCAATAAGCTTAATTCAATCAGGTTTTCAGCTTTGAACAATTATAACAATGAACGCGTCATCATTGTTGATTCGGTAGGAATTTTACTTACGCTTTATACTTATGCACATCTTGCATTCATCGGTGGAAGTTTTAAACAGAACATACACAATGTGCTTGAAGCCGCTGTTTACGGTATCCCGGTAATGTTCGGGCCAAAGATTGATAATTCGCAGGAAGCACAGCAGCTTGTAAAAAGAGGAAGCGGTTTACTTGTTAATAATAAAAGAGAAGCTTACAGGCACCTGAGAACATTATTGACAAATGAAAATCTGAGAGAAAAACTCGGGAAAGTATCATTCAATTATGTGCAGGAAAATCTTGGCGCTACTGAAAAAATCCTGAAAGAGATTTACGAAGTTATTTAA
- a CDS encoding ABC transporter ATP-binding protein, whose amino-acid sequence MKNLYKLKKYFTRYKSKLLWGFLFILLSNAGTVLLPILLKDAINVLEKVATTNDLIFYGTWIVITSLVAGIFRFLIRQTIIVVSREIEYDLRHDFWEHIQKLPLRYFQNNSTGNIMAHATNDINAVRTFLGPAVMYSTDTLIRFLMVIGIMLSIDVRLTIYALIPLPLLSYGVFRVGKLIHAKYTKIQEKFAELTTKAQENFSGIRVIKSYVREDHEINKFNEMSRDYLGTNMNLVRVQALIMPILVLITGLSIILVIWLGGTNVINKTLTLGEMTAFIIYLGILIWPMIAFGWVINIVQQGEASMKRINKIFAEPFEIHDSESTKHEVKDIKGEITVNNVSFRYSENLPDVLKNINLKIPVGSTTAIMGYTGSGKTSFINLIPRLYDVTGGELLIDGINVKDISVSILRTKIGVVQQESFLFSDTVMNNLSYGLRNVNEERIKQVSSIAQFDKDVESFPQGYSTMVGERGITFSGGQKQRASLARALAIDPKILILDDSFSAVDTHTEEEILKNLKQFMKNRTSIIISHRISTVKDADKIIVLSNGTIKEEGTHEQLVNLGGIYADLHFKQLLEKELEELN is encoded by the coding sequence ATGAAAAACTTATATAAACTAAAAAAATATTTTACCCGTTATAAATCAAAACTCCTTTGGGGATTTTTATTTATTCTTTTATCAAATGCAGGGACTGTACTTCTCCCTATACTTCTTAAAGATGCAATTAACGTTCTCGAAAAAGTTGCAACAACAAACGATCTGATTTTTTACGGCACCTGGATAGTAATCACTTCATTGGTCGCTGGTATTTTCAGATTCCTGATTCGTCAAACTATTATTGTTGTTTCAAGAGAGATTGAATATGATCTGCGTCATGATTTCTGGGAACATATACAAAAACTTCCGTTGAGATATTTTCAGAATAACTCTACAGGGAATATTATGGCGCATGCAACAAATGATATAAACGCAGTGAGAACATTTCTCGGTCCCGCAGTGATGTACTCGACAGATACGTTGATAAGATTTTTAATGGTGATCGGAATAATGTTATCAATAGATGTCCGTCTGACCATATACGCTTTAATTCCTCTTCCGCTTTTATCGTATGGAGTTTTCAGAGTTGGAAAATTAATTCATGCCAAGTACACAAAGATCCAGGAGAAGTTTGCTGAACTGACAACCAAAGCTCAGGAAAATTTTTCTGGAATAAGAGTTATCAAATCTTATGTTCGCGAAGATCATGAAATAAATAAATTCAATGAAATGAGCCGCGACTATCTTGGAACAAATATGAACCTTGTAAGAGTACAAGCCTTGATAATGCCTATACTTGTGCTTATAACCGGATTGTCAATTATACTCGTTATCTGGTTAGGTGGGACAAATGTGATTAACAAAACTCTTACACTCGGTGAGATGACCGCATTTATAATTTATCTCGGAATTCTTATCTGGCCTATGATCGCATTCGGATGGGTAATTAATATTGTCCAGCAGGGTGAGGCAAGTATGAAACGAATTAATAAAATATTTGCTGAACCATTTGAAATACACGACTCTGAATCAACAAAGCACGAAGTCAAAGATATTAAAGGTGAAATAACTGTTAATAATGTTAGTTTCAGATACAGCGAGAACCTTCCTGATGTATTAAAAAATATAAATTTGAAAATCCCTGTTGGTTCTACCACAGCTATAATGGGTTATACAGGCTCGGGAAAAACTTCTTTCATTAATCTTATTCCCAGGTTATATGATGTAACCGGCGGAGAACTGCTTATTGATGGCATTAATGTAAAAGACATTTCTGTTTCAATATTAAGAACAAAAATCGGTGTTGTTCAGCAGGAATCATTTTTATTTTCTGATACCGTTATGAATAATCTTTCTTATGGTTTAAGAAATGTTAATGAAGAACGAATAAAACAAGTTTCTTCAATAGCACAGTTTGATAAAGATGTGGAATCATTCCCGCAAGGTTACAGCACAATGGTTGGTGAACGCGGAATAACTTTTTCCGGCGGACAGAAACAAAGAGCGTCACTGGCAAGAGCATTAGCTATTGATCCTAAAATATTAATACTTGATGATTCCTTCTCAGCAGTTGATACACATACAGAGGAAGAAATCCTGAAAAATCTAAAACAGTTTATGAAAAATAGGACAAGTATTATTATCAGTCATAGGATTTCAACTGTGAAAGATGCGGATAAAATTATTGTTCTGTCAAACGGAACAATAAAAGAAGAAGGAACTCACGAACAACTTGTAAACCTTGGCGGAATTTATGCTGATCTGCATTTCAAACAATTACTCGAAAAAGAATTAGAAGAATTAAATTGA
- a CDS encoding DinB family protein → MRPDKKDYAPFYAGYVDALAGDNGIEILTAQNLETQELLNSFSESKGNYAYAEGKWTVKEVVGHLIDAERIFAYRALCIARGEKQSLPGYDQNEYVKTGNFNSRELFDLNYEFRLLRESNILLFRGFDEFMLNKRGVANNFEVTVRALLFIIAGHEKHHIKILKERYLGN, encoded by the coding sequence ATGCGTCCGGATAAAAAAGATTATGCACCGTTCTACGCAGGTTATGTTGATGCGCTTGCAGGCGATAACGGTATTGAAATTCTTACCGCACAAAATCTTGAGACCCAGGAGTTGTTGAATTCATTTTCTGAATCAAAAGGGAATTATGCTTATGCTGAAGGGAAGTGGACAGTAAAAGAAGTTGTCGGGCATCTTATTGATGCCGAAAGAATTTTTGCTTACAGAGCTCTGTGTATCGCACGTGGTGAAAAGCAATCACTACCAGGTTATGATCAGAACGAGTATGTTAAAACGGGAAACTTTAACAGCCGCGAGTTATTTGATCTGAACTATGAGTTCAGGCTGCTGAGGGAATCGAATATACTTTTATTCCGGGGGTTTGATGAATTTATGTTAAACAAGCGTGGTGTAGCAAATAATTTTGAAGTGACTGTAAGGGCGTTGTTATTCATCATTGCCGGTCATGAAAAACATCATATAAAAATTCTTAAAGAAAGATACCTGGGGAATTGA
- a CDS encoding ABC transporter ATP-binding protein, translating into MANDYKNDDEVLGKAYDSRLMRRLLGYIKPYKKYVIFAIFFNVVVAALGPLRPYLTKIAIDDYIAHSNYNGLLYISIALFASLMFQAAIQYFLTYYTQLLGQKTIYDLRSQIFAHTQKLALKYFDKTPIGRLVTRTTNDVESLNELFSSGIVMVFSDVFIILWILGFMFFMDIPLSLVTLSVLPVLIYGTFLFRKKVRESYRDVRLHLARLNAYMQEHVTGMNVVQIFHKEKDELKRFSDINNDYRTANIKSIFYYAVFFPGVELLSSIAIALIIWYGGGEIIQGTLTLGVLFAFIQYTEMFFRPIRDLSEKYNIMQTAMASSERIFKLLDDKTFIKNPESPVTLNGVKGGIDFKNVWFAYNNDDYVLKDISFSIKPGETVAIVGHTGAGKTSIINILTRFYDISKGSILLDGIDIRNLDKRELRKYISIVLQDVFLFSGDIKNNINLGNDDIPEERIIAAAKYVGADKFIETLPGKYSEIVKERGATLSVGQKQLISFARALAYDPRILILDEATSSVDTETEQLIQRAIEKLLVGRTAIVIAHRLSTIQSADKIIVMHKGELRETGTHQELLAKRGIYYKLYQLQYKDQEITKAV; encoded by the coding sequence ATGGCTAACGATTATAAAAACGATGATGAAGTATTGGGTAAAGCGTATGACTCCCGTTTGATGCGGCGTTTGTTAGGCTACATTAAACCGTATAAGAAGTATGTTATCTTCGCAATATTTTTTAATGTTGTGGTAGCTGCGTTAGGTCCGCTTCGACCATATCTTACAAAGATCGCCATTGATGATTACATTGCTCACTCCAACTACAATGGTTTGTTGTACATAAGTATTGCGTTGTTTGCTTCACTTATGTTTCAGGCGGCGATACAATACTTTTTAACTTACTACACTCAGCTACTCGGACAAAAAACTATTTATGATTTGCGTTCACAAATTTTCGCACATACGCAGAAACTTGCTCTGAAATATTTTGATAAAACACCTATCGGCAGGCTTGTTACACGTACTACAAATGATGTTGAATCTTTAAATGAATTATTTTCATCCGGCATTGTAATGGTGTTCAGCGATGTGTTTATCATCTTATGGATACTTGGTTTTATGTTCTTCATGGACATTCCCCTTTCATTAGTTACACTTTCTGTTCTGCCTGTTTTGATTTACGGAACATTTCTGTTCAGAAAAAAAGTACGTGAGAGTTACAGGGATGTAAGACTTCACCTTGCAAGATTAAATGCTTATATGCAGGAACACGTAACCGGGATGAATGTTGTTCAGATATTCCATAAAGAAAAAGATGAACTGAAAAGATTTTCCGATATTAATAATGATTACAGGACTGCGAACATTAAATCAATTTTTTATTACGCAGTATTTTTCCCCGGTGTGGAATTGTTAAGCTCAATTGCTATTGCACTTATCATCTGGTATGGCGGCGGTGAGATAATACAGGGCACACTAACACTTGGTGTTTTGTTCGCTTTCATTCAATACACAGAAATGTTTTTCAGACCGATAAGAGATCTATCGGAAAAGTATAACATTATGCAGACCGCTATGGCATCATCTGAAAGAATCTTTAAACTGCTTGATGATAAAACATTTATTAAAAATCCTGAAAGCCCTGTTACATTAAATGGTGTAAAAGGCGGAATAGATTTTAAGAATGTCTGGTTCGCTTATAATAACGATGACTATGTACTTAAAGATATTTCATTCAGTATAAAACCAGGTGAAACTGTTGCGATTGTCGGTCACACAGGCGCCGGCAAAACAAGCATCATTAATATTCTTACAAGATTTTATGACATCAGCAAAGGCTCAATTTTATTGGATGGAATTGATATCAGGAATTTAGACAAACGTGAACTGAGGAAATATATTTCAATCGTACTTCAGGATGTTTTTCTTTTTTCAGGAGATATAAAGAATAATATAAATCTTGGCAACGACGATATTCCTGAAGAGAGAATTATTGCAGCAGCAAAATATGTGGGTGCCGACAAATTCATCGAAACACTTCCCGGCAAATATTCTGAAATAGTAAAAGAACGCGGCGCAACATTAAGCGTTGGACAAAAACAGTTAATCTCTTTTGCCCGCGCATTAGCTTATGATCCACGCATTCTCATTCTTGATGAAGCAACTTCAAGTGTTGATACGGAAACAGAACAGCTTATTCAAAGAGCGATTGAAAAACTTTTAGTCGGAAGAACCGCAATTGTAATTGCTCACAGACTTTCAACTATACAAAGCGCGGATAAAATAATTGTTATGCACAAAGGTGAGTTAAGAGAAACAGGAACTCACCAGGAACTTCTTGCTAAACGCGGAATTTATTATAAATTGTATCAGCTTCAATATAAAGATCAGGAAATAACAAAAGCCGTTTAA
- the serS gene encoding serine--tRNA ligase, with product MLDLKYIRENPELVKQGIINKNEKDRVDEILALDEQRRNFILKTDELKAKRNQVSAQIPQMKKAGQDTTSVLVEMKKVSDEITDLDSQLKDVEEKLNDILMYIPNLPHSSVPVGKSAADNVEVRQWLPEGFSFNKEEKVLDHIELGKKLKILDFERGAKISGSGFPLYLGKGATLERALINFMLDLHLTQHGYSEVFPPFLVNRDSMKGTGQIPKMEEDMYNIEKDGLFPIPTAEVPITNIYRNDILSEQELPLKYVGYSACFRREAGSYGKESKGFLRVHQFNKVEMVKFVKPETSFDELELLVKDAEDVLQALKIPYRILMLCTGDLSFSAAKCYDIETWSPAENRWLEASSCSNFENFQARRANIRFRNEATKKPEFVHTLNGSGLATSRLMVSLLENYQTPEGKIIVPKVLQKYTGFEIID from the coding sequence ATGTTAGACCTAAAATATATCCGCGAGAATCCTGAACTAGTAAAACAAGGTATCATCAACAAAAATGAAAAGGACAGAGTTGATGAGATACTCGCCCTTGATGAGCAAAGAAGAAACTTCATCTTAAAGACCGACGAACTGAAAGCAAAACGCAACCAGGTAAGCGCGCAAATTCCGCAAATGAAAAAGGCAGGGCAGGATACAACTTCCGTTCTGGTTGAAATGAAAAAAGTTTCAGATGAAATAACTGATCTTGATTCCCAGCTAAAAGATGTTGAAGAAAAGTTAAATGATATCCTGATGTACATTCCCAATCTTCCTCACTCAAGTGTACCTGTTGGAAAATCAGCGGCAGATAATGTTGAAGTAAGACAATGGCTGCCGGAAGGGTTTTCATTTAATAAAGAAGAAAAAGTTTTAGATCACATTGAACTTGGTAAAAAATTAAAGATACTCGACTTTGAACGAGGCGCAAAAATTTCAGGTTCAGGTTTCCCGCTTTATCTTGGTAAAGGCGCAACACTGGAAAGAGCATTGATTAATTTTATGCTCGACCTTCATCTTACACAACATGGTTACAGTGAAGTATTTCCGCCGTTCCTTGTTAACCGCGACTCAATGAAGGGAACCGGACAAATCCCGAAGATGGAAGAAGACATGTACAACATCGAAAAAGACGGACTCTTCCCTATTCCAACTGCAGAGGTTCCGATTACAAATATTTACCGTAACGACATTTTAAGTGAGCAGGAATTGCCTCTTAAGTATGTAGGATATTCAGCATGTTTCAGACGTGAAGCCGGATCTTATGGAAAAGAATCAAAAGGATTTTTGCGCGTTCACCAGTTCAACAAAGTAGAGATGGTTAAGTTCGTTAAACCGGAAACTTCTTTTGATGAACTTGAACTGTTAGTAAAAGATGCCGAAGATGTTTTGCAGGCATTAAAAATACCTTACAGGATTTTAATGTTGTGTACCGGTGATTTGAGTTTCTCTGCTGCAAAGTGTTATGATATAGAAACCTGGTCTCCAGCAGAAAACCGTTGGCTTGAAGCTTCATCATGCAGTAACTTTGAAAATTTCCAGGCACGAAGAGCAAACATCCGTTTCAGGAATGAAGCAACGAAGAAACCCGAGTTTGTTCATACACTTAATGGTTCAGGTTTAGCCACAAGCAGACTGATGGTTTCACTGCTTGAAAACTATCAGACTCCTGAAGGTAAAATTATTGTTCCGAAAGTACTTCAGAAGTACACCGGATTTGAGATCATCGACTAA
- the sugE gene encoding quaternary ammonium compound efflux SMR transporter SugE, with amino-acid sequence MNWIILVVAGIFEIAWAVGLKYTDGFTKLWPSIFTIAAMILSMYLLSVSVKTLPLGTAYAVWTGIGAVGTAIFGMILFGESKELIRIFFIFLIVSGIIGLKVYSD; translated from the coding sequence ATGAACTGGATCATATTAGTAGTTGCCGGAATATTTGAAATAGCCTGGGCGGTGGGATTAAAATATACAGATGGTTTTACAAAACTCTGGCCAAGTATTTTTACAATCGCGGCGATGATATTAAGTATGTATCTCCTGTCCGTTTCAGTTAAAACATTGCCGCTTGGAACTGCTTATGCCGTATGGACAGGTATTGGCGCGGTCGGCACAGCAATATTCGGAATGATACTTTTCGGTGAATCGAAAGAACTTATCAGAATATTTTTCATCTTCCTTATTGTATCGGGGATAATAGGTCTTAAAGTCTATTCCGATTAA
- the fbp gene encoding class 1 fructose-bisphosphatase codes for MEKVRFMTLARHIIEGEKLHPEATGELSKLLSDLSLAAKVISLEVNKAGLVDILGFTGDSNVHGEQVKKLDMFAHDMMFRAMDHGGHLCVMASEEEEDIIHIPDRFNIGKYVLLFDPLDGSSNIDANISIGTIFSIYRRITPDGKPGTLEDCLQQGMYQVAAGYIVYGSSTILVYSAGHGAHGFTLDPSFGEFLLSHPNMKTPKKSKIYSINEGNYLYWHPGLKKYIKYLQEEDKTTSRPYSSRYIGSMVADIHRNLLYGGIFMYPADSRSPNGKLRLMYECNPMSFIVEAAGGRASNGKQRILEVKPSSLHQRTPIFIGSEEDVKMVEEFMAKEELVEQGVK; via the coding sequence ATGGAAAAAGTCCGGTTCATGACGCTTGCCCGTCACATTATTGAAGGGGAAAAACTACATCCTGAAGCGACAGGAGAATTGTCAAAGCTGTTATCAGATCTGTCACTCGCAGCAAAAGTCATTTCACTTGAAGTAAACAAAGCGGGTCTGGTTGATATACTTGGTTTCACAGGTGACAGTAACGTTCACGGTGAGCAGGTAAAAAAACTTGATATGTTTGCTCACGATATGATGTTCAGAGCAATGGATCACGGGGGACATCTTTGCGTAATGGCATCTGAGGAGGAGGAAGATATAATACACATTCCAGACAGGTTCAACATTGGAAAGTACGTCCTGCTTTTCGATCCGCTTGATGGCTCATCAAATATTGATGCTAACATTAGTATCGGAACAATATTTTCAATTTACAGGAGAATAACTCCTGACGGTAAACCCGGAACTCTCGAAGATTGTCTGCAGCAGGGAATGTACCAGGTTGCCGCTGGATATATTGTTTATGGCTCAAGCACAATACTTGTCTATTCTGCAGGTCACGGTGCACACGGATTCACTCTTGATCCTTCATTCGGAGAGTTTCTTCTTTCACATCCCAACATGAAAACACCGAAGAAATCTAAAATTTACAGTATCAATGAAGGCAATTATCTTTACTGGCACCCGGGCTTAAAAAAATACATCAAGTATTTGCAGGAGGAAGACAAAACAACAAGCAGACCATACTCTTCCAGGTACATCGGATCAATGGTTGCCGATATTCATCGTAACTTGTTGTACGGAGGAATATTTATGTATCCTGCTGATTCAAGAAGTCCAAACGGCAAATTAAGATTGATGTATGAGTGTAACCCTATGTCATTTATTGTTGAGGCTGCCGGTGGAAGAGCTTCAAATGGTAAGCAGAGAATACTTGAAGTTAAACCATCTTCGCTTCATCAAAGAACACCTATCTTTATTGGTAGTGAAGAAGATGTTAAGATGGTAGAAGAGTTTATGGCGAAAGAAGAATTAGTTGAGCAGGGAGTGAAGTAA
- a CDS encoding glycosyltransferase family 9 protein has product MSSLGDVLLTTPLLRSLKKQNPEIQIDFIVKKQFADALRFNPHVSNLFEYDSTQEKNNFGLPDFSNTKYDLVIDLQNNLRSLKIRRQVNAPLVKFHKPNLAKFLLVNFKINLLKEKTPITARYSNSIEGLELDEKGLELHTNNQPDIRLQNGTNYVGFCPGAKHFTKQWLKEYFVELGNLLTKENYTVLLFGGKDDRKLCKEISNEINSSIDLSNDDELLQTAADMKICKMIVCNDSGLMHTACAVGIPVTVIFGSTVQEFGFAPYNTPNLILENKSLFCRPCSHIGRESCPKEHFKCMKEIVPQQALREILQFIKSK; this is encoded by the coding sequence ATGAGTTCTTTGGGCGATGTTCTGCTCACAACACCTCTTCTGAGATCACTGAAAAAACAGAATCCCGAAATTCAGATCGACTTCATAGTGAAAAAACAATTTGCCGATGCGTTAAGATTTAATCCTCACGTCTCAAATTTATTTGAGTATGATTCAACACAAGAGAAAAATAATTTTGGCTTGCCTGATTTCAGTAATACCAAATATGATCTTGTAATTGATCTGCAGAACAATCTTCGCTCATTAAAAATCCGGCGGCAGGTTAACGCCCCATTAGTAAAATTCCATAAACCTAATCTTGCAAAGTTCCTGCTGGTAAATTTTAAGATTAATCTTTTGAAAGAAAAAACTCCGATCACTGCAAGGTATTCAAATTCAATTGAAGGATTAGAGCTTGATGAAAAAGGATTGGAACTTCATACAAACAATCAACCGGATATTAGATTACAAAACGGAACCAACTACGTAGGTTTTTGTCCCGGCGCAAAACATTTTACCAAACAATGGCTGAAAGAATATTTTGTTGAACTTGGAAATCTTTTAACAAAAGAGAATTATACAGTTCTGCTTTTCGGCGGTAAAGACGACAGAAAATTATGTAAAGAAATTTCAAATGAAATAAATTCATCTATCGATCTTTCAAATGATGATGAACTGCTGCAGACTGCGGCTGATATGAAAATCTGTAAAATGATTGTCTGTAACGATTCCGGATTAATGCATACAGCGTGCGCGGTCGGAATTCCTGTTACTGTTATATTCGGATCAACCGTTCAGGAATTTGGTTTTGCTCCTTACAACACCCCAAATTTAATATTAGAAAACAAATCATTATTTTGCAGACCGTGTTCGCACATTGGAAGGGAAAGCTGCCCTAAAGAACACTTTAAATGTATGAAGGAGATCGTTCCGCAGCAGGCACTCCGGGAAATTTTGCAGTTTATAAAATCAAAATGA
- a CDS encoding isoaspartyl peptidase/L-asparaginase: MKTVYFIIITALVILAVQFIDKNDKNEPGKNDGKYAIVIHGGAGFMNKEIPESTKQLYMNSLETALNIGKNILENGGSSLDAVESAVKFLEDDSLFNAGRGAVFTSAGTHELDASIMYGADLSCGAVTGVKHIKNPISLARLVKEKTKHVLLSGDGAEEFAKQMNVEMVNQNYFYTESSYESLKRFEEKNKQGTVGCVALDKNGNLSAATSTGGMTGKMPGRIGDSPLVNAGTYASNKTCAVSCTGTGELFIKNTVAYNVSALMEMKNMTLQHAAEEMINKRLEKGTGGLIAVDKDGNVVMLYNTGSMLRASLDSKGKKEIKIWE; the protein is encoded by the coding sequence ATGAAGACTGTTTATTTTATTATAATCACCGCGCTTGTGATTCTTGCAGTTCAGTTCATTGATAAAAACGATAAGAATGAGCCTGGAAAAAATGATGGTAAATACGCGATTGTAATCCACGGCGGTGCCGGATTTATGAATAAGGAAATTCCCGAATCGACAAAACAGCTTTATATGAATTCACTTGAAACAGCATTGAACATAGGGAAAAACATTCTAGAAAATGGCGGAAGCAGTCTTGATGCAGTTGAAAGTGCAGTGAAGTTTCTTGAAGATGATTCACTTTTCAATGCGGGACGGGGAGCTGTTTTTACAAGTGCCGGCACGCATGAACTTGATGCATCCATAATGTACGGCGCTGACCTTTCCTGCGGCGCGGTTACCGGAGTAAAGCATATTAAAAACCCAATCTCATTAGCACGGCTGGTAAAAGAAAAAACAAAACACGTGCTGCTAAGTGGTGACGGTGCGGAAGAGTTCGCAAAGCAAATGAATGTCGAAATGGTTAACCAAAATTATTTTTATACAGAGAGCAGTTATGAATCTTTAAAAAGATTTGAGGAGAAAAATAAACAAGGCACAGTAGGTTGTGTGGCGTTGGATAAGAACGGCAATCTTTCTGCTGCTACGTCAACAGGCGGCATGACTGGTAAAATGCCCGGCAGGATTGGCGACTCACCGCTTGTGAATGCCGGCACTTATGCAAGCAATAAAACATGCGCTGTTTCATGTACGGGAACTGGAGAACTCTTCATTAAGAATACTGTTGCGTATAATGTTTCTGCTTTAATGGAAATGAAGAACATGACACTTCAGCATGCAGCAGAAGAGATGATAAACAAAAGACTTGAAAAAGGAACCGGCGGTTTGATAGCAGTTGATAAGGATGGAAACGTTGTGATGCTGTATAATACCGGCAGTATGCTGAGAGCTTCTTTGGATTCAAAAGGTAAAAAAGAAATTAAGATCTGGGAATAA